The following are encoded together in the Kwoniella europaea PYCC6329 chromosome 1, complete sequence genome:
- a CDS encoding AP-2 complex subunit sigma gives MIKFILVQNRQGKTRLSKWYSPYDDDEKVRLRGEVHRLIAPRDQKYQSNFVEFRNDKIVYRRYAGLFFCVCVDSNDNELAYLEAIHLFVEVLDAFFQNVCELDLVFSFYKVYAILDEVFLAGEIEETSKQVVLDRLDYLEKLE, from the exons ATGATCAAATTCATTCTTGTGCAG AACCGACAAGGGAAAACGAGACTTTCGAAATGGTATTCACCatatgacgatgatgaaaag GTCCGATTGAGAGGAGAAGTGCATCGTCTGATAGCACCTAGAGATCAGAAATACCAATCTAATTTtgtcgag TTCCGTAACGACAAGATCGTCTACCGACGATACGCCGGACTCTTCTTCTGCGTATGTGTGGATTCGAACGATAACGAATTAGCCTATCTGGAAGCTATCCACCTGTTCGTGGAGGTATTAG ATGCATTCTTCCAAAATGTCTGCGAATTAGATCTGGTATTCTCATTTTACAAG GTCTACGCAATTCTCGATGAAGTATTCTTAGCaggagagattgaagagacTTCCAAGCAGGTCGTACTGGATAGACTCGATTATTTGGAAAAACTAGAAtag